The Pseudomonas fluorescens nucleotide sequence GATCGCGGCCTGGCCGACGGCAACCTGGAATACAAGCACCGCACCGAGCGTGACGCACAGCCGCTGCCAGTGGCCGAGGTGCTGTCGTTCCTGCAAGCCCGCATTCGTCGCTAAGCCAACGCAAGAGTAATCATGTTCAAGCGAAGTACCATCAACCTGGGGGGCGCCGCATTGTGCGGCGCCCTGCTCCTCAGCGGTTGCGCCAACCAGATGTCTCAGCGCAGCGAGCACGAGGAGCGCATCGAGCGCAAGCTGCTCGAACACAGCCTGCAGATCGATGTCGGAGACCCCAAGGTACTCGAGCTGCCGCAACGGCGTGTGCGCATCCACGAACAGAAGAACTTCGAAGTCACCGAATTCGAGGTCACTCGTCGCTACGATCGCTACACGCCTTACCAACCCTGGCGCGAAGTCTATGAGATTCCGCTGGGCGCGGTGGCGGTGGTGGCCGGAGTCGGCGCCAACGTGGTCAACGTCTTTGCGTTGGGCAACCTGCCCGACAGCGTTACCCATGACTGGCTGAGCTATGGCTTCGATGGCCTCAACCCGTTCATGAACGCCCAGTCCAACGGTCGTGCCCAGCAGAACCTTGCTGGCATTACCGAAGTGCAAAAGGACAAGCGTCAGGAATACACCAGCGTGCCGTGGAGCGAGCGCCCGGTATCGGTCAAGGCCGGCAAGGTGGATCATGAGCTGACCACCGACCGCAATGGCGTACTGCACCTGAACCTGCTCGACAGCCCGTTCAGCGAGCAGAACCTGACCCATGTCGGCACCTTGCACCTACAGGTCGTCGATGACGACAACAACGTGCGTGGCGATGCCAGCCTGCTGATCAGCAGCAGCCTGCGCGGCAAACTGGTGGAAGCCCACGAACTGATTTTCGATGACCTGGAAGACGATGAAGTCAGCCAGTGGGTACACCGGGTCAAGCGCCTGTCGGAGCTGGGCCTGGAAGAAGAAGCCAGTGAACTGGAGCAAAGCCTGATCGAGCTGACTCGTAACGATCCAGAGCTGCAGCAGGAGTTTCTCAAGTCGCTGACCAAGGACGCCGGCCGCCTGGTTGCCGACCCTGGCGCGCACTGACCTTCGCTTTACCCGGATAGCGCCAGCCTGCTGGCGCTGCCCTCCTCACTCCCGGGCGAACAGCTCCAGCTGTTCATGAGCACCGCGCAAATCCTGCAAGCGCACACCGATCCCCAACAGCCTCACAGGCTTGCCACCACGGGCAAAGGCCTGGCTGAGCAATAGCTGATAGCTGCCAAGGTCACGCCCCGCCCCTGACTGCTCAAGGGTGGTCTGGCTGAAATCATGGAACTTCACTTTGACGAACGGCTTGCCCGGGCGATAACTGTCGTCGATGCGGGCCATGCGCCCGGCCAGGGTTTCCATCAGCTCTGGGAGTTTTTCCAGGCAACTGGCCAGGTCCGGTAGATCGGTGTCGTAGGTATTTTCCACGCTGACCGACTGACGACGGCTGTCATTCTGCACCGGACGGTCATCGATGCCCCGCGCCAGCCCCCACAGCCGCTCGCCAAAGCTACCGAATTCACGGGCCAGGGCCAGGCGGCTCCAGTCACGCAGCTCCAGGCAATTGATGATGCCCAGGCGACCCATTTTGTCGGCGGTAACCTTGCCTACCCCGTGCAGCTTGCTGACCGGCAATGCAGCAACGAAGTCCTCGACTTCATTCGGGGTAACCACAAACAGGCCATTGGGCTTGCGCCAGTCACTGGCGATCTTGGCCAGGAACTTGTTCGGCGCGACACCGGCCGACACGGTGATATGCAGCTGTTGGGCAACCCGCCGGCGAATATCCGCAGCAATCCGCGTGGCGCTGCCGGCGAACCAGGAACTGTCCGACACATCCAGGTAAGCCTCATCCAGCGACAGTGGCTCGATCAGATCGGTGTACTCGCGAAAGATCCCGTGAATTTCCCGCGAGGCTTCTTTATAGGCATCCATGCGCGGTTTGACGATCAACAGGTCCGGGCACAGCTTGAGGGCATGGTGCGAGGACATCGCCGAGCGCACCCCGAACGCCCGCGCCTCATAGTTGCAAGTCGCGATCACCCCTCGCCGCTCCGCCGAGCCGCCCACCGCCAGTGGCCGCCCGACGAGGCGCGGGTCGTCGCGCATTTCGATGGCGGCGTAGAAGCAATCGCAGTCGATATGGATGATCTTGCGTTGAGACATAGGGAGCGTAAGAACAGGTTTAAAGTGATGTAACCAGTATCTCACCCGATAGCGGCCCCTGCATCACAACTAATTTATTCGCCCGCCAATCCCCTGCAAGGCCCGCCCTTGCTGCCTTGCAGCCCTTTTCAGGCGCGCTAAGCGATTGAAGGAGAAAGGATTTCTGCAATCAAGCTATTGACAGCCCCAGGCAAAACTGTAGAATCTCATTCCACAGGCGCGGGATGGAGCAGCCTGGTAGCTCGTCGGGCTCATAACCCGAAGGTCGTC carries:
- a CDS encoding lipoprotein encodes the protein MFKRSTINLGGAALCGALLLSGCANQMSQRSEHEERIERKLLEHSLQIDVGDPKVLELPQRRVRIHEQKNFEVTEFEVTRRYDRYTPYQPWREVYEIPLGAVAVVAGVGANVVNVFALGNLPDSVTHDWLSYGFDGLNPFMNAQSNGRAQQNLAGITEVQKDKRQEYTSVPWSERPVSVKAGKVDHELTTDRNGVLHLNLLDSPFSEQNLTHVGTLHLQVVDDDNNVRGDASLLISSSLRGKLVEAHELIFDDLEDDEVSQWVHRVKRLSELGLEEEASELEQSLIELTRNDPELQQEFLKSLTKDAGRLVADPGAH
- the dinB gene encoding DNA polymerase IV produces the protein MSQRKIIHIDCDCFYAAIEMRDDPRLVGRPLAVGGSAERRGVIATCNYEARAFGVRSAMSSHHALKLCPDLLIVKPRMDAYKEASREIHGIFREYTDLIEPLSLDEAYLDVSDSSWFAGSATRIAADIRRRVAQQLHITVSAGVAPNKFLAKIASDWRKPNGLFVVTPNEVEDFVAALPVSKLHGVGKVTADKMGRLGIINCLELRDWSRLALAREFGSFGERLWGLARGIDDRPVQNDSRRQSVSVENTYDTDLPDLASCLEKLPELMETLAGRMARIDDSYRPGKPFVKVKFHDFSQTTLEQSGAGRDLGSYQLLLSQAFARGGKPVRLLGIGVRLQDLRGAHEQLELFARE